The Opitutus sp. ER46 genome contains a region encoding:
- the uvrB gene encoding excinuclease ABC subunit UvrB has protein sequence MLFKLNSEYQPMGDQPQAIEKLVASIQAGNRHQTLLGVTGSGKTFTMANVIARCERPTLIISHNKTLAAQLYSEFKNFFPENAVEYFVSYYDYYQPEAYIPSSDTFIEKDSSINEEIERLRISATSSLVSRRDVIVVASVSCIYGLGSPQEFSEMRIPLRRGGVLSRQRFLEKLVDNIYERNDYELKPGRFRVRGDVVDVMPAYLEHGLRIEFFGDEIEALSEFDPLTGEVRRALDQFDLYPANQYVTSRGKLEPAIAAIKRELDERVAYFEGKGQYLEAQRIRMRTNYDLEMLQEMGFCSGIENYSRHLTGRQPGERPFCLIDFFPQDFLLMIDESHATVPQIGGMYNGDRARKETLVNFGFRLPSALDNRPQSFDEFDAVTGQTLYVSATPAEFEMKRSAVVAEQLIRPTGLLDPEIVIRSTKGQVENLIGEIKAAAQAGERVLVTTLTKRLSEDLTSYLREAKIRVEYLHSDIDAIERVEILRNLRLGNFDVLVGINLLREGLDLPEVALVAILDADKEGFLRSETSLIQTAGRAARHEKGRVIFYADQITESIRRTVETVKYRREKQLAYNQEHGITPRSVKRAAQASLHVYDGTGTGDEEPAVAENVDDVARVIAELEDEMQEAAGRLEFERAAVLRDQINALKSGDYRKAVTPPKPAKYRGGKPGRSRAARR, from the coding sequence ATGCTTTTCAAACTGAATTCAGAGTATCAACCGATGGGCGATCAGCCGCAGGCGATCGAGAAGCTCGTGGCGTCCATCCAGGCGGGCAACCGGCACCAGACGCTGCTGGGCGTCACCGGCTCCGGCAAGACGTTCACCATGGCGAACGTGATCGCGCGGTGTGAGCGGCCGACGCTGATCATCTCCCACAACAAGACCCTGGCGGCGCAGTTGTACTCGGAGTTCAAGAATTTCTTCCCGGAGAACGCGGTCGAGTACTTCGTCAGCTACTACGATTACTACCAGCCCGAGGCGTACATTCCCTCGAGCGACACGTTCATCGAGAAGGATTCCTCGATCAACGAGGAGATCGAGCGGCTGCGCATCTCGGCGACGAGTTCGCTGGTGTCGCGGCGCGACGTCATCGTGGTGGCGAGCGTATCCTGCATCTACGGCCTGGGCTCGCCGCAGGAGTTTTCGGAGATGCGGATTCCGCTGCGCCGCGGCGGAGTGCTGAGCCGGCAGCGGTTCCTGGAGAAGCTCGTGGACAACATCTATGAGCGAAACGACTACGAGCTGAAACCGGGGCGCTTCCGGGTGCGGGGCGACGTGGTGGACGTGATGCCGGCGTACCTGGAGCACGGGCTGCGGATTGAATTCTTCGGCGATGAGATCGAGGCGTTGAGCGAGTTCGATCCCCTGACGGGCGAAGTGCGGCGGGCGCTGGACCAGTTCGATCTCTATCCGGCAAACCAGTACGTCACGAGCCGTGGCAAACTCGAGCCGGCGATCGCCGCGATCAAGCGGGAGCTGGACGAGCGCGTCGCGTACTTTGAGGGAAAGGGACAGTACCTGGAGGCGCAGCGGATCCGGATGCGGACGAACTACGATCTGGAGATGCTGCAGGAGATGGGATTCTGCAGCGGCATTGAAAACTACTCGCGGCACCTGACGGGGCGGCAGCCGGGAGAGCGGCCGTTCTGCCTGATCGATTTCTTCCCGCAGGACTTCCTGCTGATGATCGACGAGAGCCACGCGACGGTGCCGCAGATCGGCGGCATGTACAACGGCGACCGGGCGCGCAAGGAGACGCTGGTCAACTTTGGCTTCCGGCTGCCCTCGGCGTTGGACAACCGACCGCAGAGCTTCGACGAGTTCGATGCCGTCACGGGGCAGACGCTGTACGTGTCGGCGACGCCGGCGGAGTTCGAAATGAAGCGCTCCGCGGTGGTCGCCGAACAGTTGATCCGCCCGACCGGGCTGTTGGATCCCGAGATCGTGATCCGGTCCACCAAGGGGCAGGTCGAGAATCTGATCGGCGAGATCAAGGCCGCGGCGCAGGCGGGGGAGCGCGTGCTGGTGACGACGCTGACGAAGCGGTTGTCGGAAGACCTGACCAGTTATCTGCGCGAGGCGAAGATTCGCGTGGAGTACCTGCACTCGGATATCGATGCGATCGAGCGGGTGGAGATCCTGCGCAACCTGCGGCTGGGCAACTTCGACGTGTTGGTTGGGATCAACCTCCTGCGCGAGGGGCTGGACCTGCCGGAAGTGGCGCTGGTCGCGATTCTCGATGCGGACAAGGAGGGGTTCCTGCGCAGCGAGACGAGCCTGATCCAGACGGCGGGGCGCGCGGCGCGTCATGAGAAGGGCCGCGTGATCTTCTACGCGGACCAGATCACCGAATCGATTCGGCGGACAGTGGAGACGGTGAAGTACCGGCGGGAGAAACAGCTCGCGTACAACCAGGAACACGGAATCACGCCGCGGAGCGTGAAGCGGGCGGCGCAGGCGAGCCTGCATGTCTACGACGGCACGGGGACCGGCGACGAGGAGCCGGCGGTCGCGGAAAACGTCGACGATGTCGCGCGCGTGATCGCGGAGCTCGAGGACGAGATGCAGGAGGCTGCAGGGCGCCTGGAGTTCGAGCGCGCGGCCGTGTTGCGCGACCAGATCAACGCGCTGAAGAGCGGGGATTACCGCAAGGCGGTCACCCCGCCGAAGCCGGCGAAGTATCGCGGAGGGAAACCCGGGCGGAGTCGGGCGGCGCGGCGGTAG
- the hpt gene encoding hypoxanthine phosphoribosyltransferase: MPAAKKTAMHPDLAEVLLTEAQIKARVRAVAQELKAVYGEGEFTIISLINGAVMFTADLMREIDNPIRLDCIRVSSYGSKTKSIGSPQVIYSLTLDIKDRHVLVIDDILDTGKTLSLVSKLVRDLKPASLRTCVLLDKKERREVKIEADFVGFDIPNKFVVGYGLDFAERYRNLPCIGVLKPERQNAASWSAS; encoded by the coding sequence ATGCCTGCTGCCAAGAAGACTGCCATGCATCCCGACCTTGCCGAGGTGTTGCTCACCGAAGCCCAGATCAAGGCGCGGGTGCGAGCCGTCGCCCAGGAGTTGAAGGCGGTGTACGGTGAGGGCGAATTCACCATCATCTCCCTGATCAACGGCGCCGTCATGTTCACCGCCGATCTCATGCGCGAGATCGACAACCCCATCCGCCTCGACTGCATCCGCGTCTCGAGTTACGGCAGCAAGACCAAGTCCATCGGCTCGCCGCAGGTCATCTACAGCCTGACGCTCGACATCAAGGACCGGCATGTGCTCGTGATCGATGACATCCTCGACACCGGCAAGACCCTCTCGCTCGTCAGCAAGCTCGTCCGCGACCTGAAGCCCGCCAGCCTCCGCACCTGCGTCCTCCTCGACAAAAAGGAACGTCGCGAGGTCAAGATCGAGGCCGACTTCGTCGGCTTCGACATTCCGAACAAGTTCGTCGTCGGCTACGGCCTCGATTTTGCCGAGCGCTACCGCAACCTGCCCTGCATCGGCGTCCTGAAGCCGGAGCGCCAGAACGCCGCCTCCTGGTCGGCGAGCTAA
- a CDS encoding ABC transporter ATP-binding protein, whose translation MTSIRIQQLTKRFGAVVALDHLDLEIEAGELFFLLGPSGCGKTTLLRSLAGFHTPDEGTIWFADENVTELAPHKRNTGMMFQSYALWPHLTVAQNVAFGLEERRVGRDEIKRRVAEALESVHMAGFEERRPNQLSGGQQQRVALARALVIRPRCLLLDEPLSNLDAKLRLDMRAEIRRVCKEYNLTTVYVTHDQKEALSVSDRMAILERGRVLQVGSPRDVYRRPSCRTVAAFIGETDFIPGRYRRSEGGHAIVDTELGEFRGVLGQGAEAPASGTAVTLSVRPECWRLERTPAALNTVVGRIGAAVYLGELAQYELVVPRQTLKVLELNPRFLEAGARQDVYASAAPEDVVVLLN comes from the coding sequence ATGACCTCCATTCGCATCCAGCAACTCACCAAAAGGTTCGGCGCGGTTGTCGCTCTGGACCACCTCGATCTGGAGATCGAGGCGGGAGAGTTGTTCTTCCTGCTGGGTCCCAGCGGATGCGGCAAAACCACGCTGCTGCGCAGCCTCGCGGGGTTTCATACCCCGGACGAAGGTACAATTTGGTTCGCGGACGAGAATGTCACGGAACTTGCTCCACACAAGCGGAATACGGGAATGATGTTCCAGAGCTACGCTCTCTGGCCACACCTGACGGTGGCGCAGAATGTGGCTTTCGGCCTGGAGGAGCGGCGGGTGGGGCGGGACGAGATCAAGCGTCGGGTCGCAGAGGCGCTTGAATCGGTACACATGGCGGGCTTCGAGGAACGCCGGCCAAATCAGCTTTCAGGCGGGCAGCAACAGCGCGTGGCGCTGGCCCGGGCGCTGGTGATCCGGCCGCGGTGCCTGCTGCTGGACGAGCCCCTGTCCAACCTGGACGCCAAGCTGCGGCTCGACATGCGCGCGGAGATTCGCCGGGTCTGCAAGGAGTACAACCTGACGACCGTGTATGTGACGCACGACCAGAAGGAGGCGCTCTCGGTTTCGGACCGCATGGCGATCCTCGAGCGGGGCCGGGTCCTGCAGGTGGGATCGCCCCGGGACGTGTATCGCCGGCCCAGTTGTCGCACGGTGGCGGCGTTCATCGGCGAAACGGACTTCATCCCCGGCCGGTATCGGCGGAGCGAGGGTGGTCACGCGATCGTGGATACGGAACTCGGCGAGTTCCGCGGCGTGCTGGGACAAGGCGCGGAGGCCCCCGCCAGCGGGACCGCGGTGACGTTGTCGGTCCGCCCGGAGTGCTGGCGGCTGGAGCGTACCCCGGCGGCGTTGAACACCGTCGTGGGACGGATTGGCGCGGCGGTGTATCTGGGCGAACTGGCGCAATACGAACTCGTGGTGCCGCGGCAGACGCTGAAGGTCCTGGAACTGAATCCCCGTTTTCTCGAGGCGGGTGCGCGACAGGACGTCTATGCGAGCGCGGCGCCGGAGGACGTGGTGGTGCTGCTGAACTGA
- a CDS encoding extracellular solute-binding protein, with product MAGGNAKGGPGGAGLGRWLIIAALLALLALPFALRPPRGRGAAAQDTVVIISPHNEAIRYEFGRAFPVWYRARTGRTVTIDWRVVGGTSDISRLLETAYVNAFRNAWTGPQGKNWSAEVQATFQSARLPADASAEARAARTAFLASDVSCGIDLFFGGDAYQFDKEARAGRLVDGGMRARQPGWFGEEVIPRVHGGAPFWDADGRWYGVVLSSYGIIFNRDSWRRLGLEREPTQWPDLADARLVGEIGLADPTKSGSVCEAFEAILQQQMQQRLTTLAREAPELSAEGRERRAVREGWTAGLRLIQRLGANARYFTDSSQKPPLDVANGDCAAGLCIDFYGRQQQEATRRRGDQERVGYVTPVAGSAATTDPIGLLRGAPHREVAMRFMEFVLSPEGQKVWSFRVGTPGGPERYALRRMPVRRDFYAHEDWKPWRSDPEDAPYGTSQVFVYRPVWTGALFREIGFITRVLCQDTHAELVAAWRAIQQAPEPARARALSVLQDVAAVDYERAETEIRRRLNARDRVEEVRLASELGAHFRAQYAEARRVAEGR from the coding sequence ATGGCAGGCGGCAACGCAAAGGGCGGGCCGGGTGGGGCGGGCCTCGGGCGCTGGCTCATTATCGCCGCGCTGCTGGCGCTGCTCGCGCTGCCGTTTGCGCTGCGTCCCCCGCGCGGGCGGGGCGCGGCGGCGCAGGACACCGTGGTCATCATCTCGCCGCACAACGAGGCGATCCGTTACGAGTTTGGCCGGGCGTTTCCGGTGTGGTACCGGGCGCGCACGGGACGGACGGTGACCATCGACTGGCGCGTCGTCGGCGGGACGAGCGACATCTCGCGTCTACTCGAAACCGCCTACGTGAATGCGTTTCGCAACGCCTGGACCGGACCGCAGGGGAAGAACTGGAGTGCGGAGGTGCAGGCGACCTTCCAGTCGGCGCGGTTGCCGGCAGATGCCTCTGCCGAGGCGCGGGCGGCGCGCACGGCGTTTCTGGCGTCGGACGTCAGTTGCGGCATCGACCTCTTTTTCGGTGGCGACGCGTACCAGTTCGACAAGGAGGCGCGGGCGGGACGGCTGGTGGATGGCGGGATGCGGGCGCGGCAGCCGGGATGGTTTGGCGAGGAGGTGATCCCGCGGGTGCATGGCGGAGCGCCGTTTTGGGATGCGGACGGCCGCTGGTACGGCGTGGTCCTGAGCTCGTACGGCATCATTTTCAACCGGGATAGCTGGCGGCGGCTGGGCTTGGAGCGGGAGCCAACGCAATGGCCGGACCTGGCGGATGCGCGCCTGGTTGGGGAAATCGGTTTGGCGGATCCCACGAAGAGCGGGTCGGTGTGCGAGGCATTTGAGGCGATCCTGCAGCAGCAGATGCAGCAGCGGTTGACGACGCTGGCCCGCGAGGCGCCCGAGCTTTCCGCGGAAGGGCGTGAACGCCGGGCGGTGCGGGAAGGCTGGACTGCCGGACTACGCCTGATCCAGCGACTCGGCGCGAACGCCCGGTACTTCACCGACAGCTCGCAGAAACCGCCGCTGGACGTGGCGAACGGCGACTGCGCCGCCGGGCTGTGCATCGATTTTTACGGGCGGCAGCAGCAGGAGGCGACGCGGCGGCGCGGTGACCAGGAACGCGTGGGCTATGTGACCCCGGTGGCCGGCTCGGCCGCCACGACGGACCCGATTGGGTTGCTGCGCGGCGCGCCGCACCGCGAGGTGGCGATGCGGTTCATGGAGTTCGTGCTCTCGCCGGAGGGGCAGAAGGTCTGGTCCTTTCGGGTCGGCACACCCGGCGGACCGGAGCGGTACGCGCTGCGGCGAATGCCGGTGCGGCGCGATTTCTATGCACACGAGGATTGGAAACCGTGGCGCAGCGATCCGGAGGATGCGCCATACGGGACTTCGCAGGTGTTCGTCTATCGACCGGTGTGGACGGGGGCGCTGTTTCGCGAAATCGGATTCATCACCCGTGTCCTGTGTCAGGATACGCATGCCGAACTCGTCGCTGCCTGGCGCGCGATTCAGCAGGCGCCGGAGCCGGCGCGCGCTCGCGCGCTGTCCGTGCTGCAGGATGTGGCGGCCGTGGACTATGAGCGGGCGGAGACGGAGATCCGTCGCCGGCTCAATGCCCGCGACCGCGTCGAGGAGGTGCGGCTGGCCAGCGAACTCGGCGCGCATTTCCGGGCGCAGTACGCGGAGGCGCGACGCGTGGCCGAGGGCCGCTGA
- the rpe gene encoding ribulose-phosphate 3-epimerase — protein sequence MASLPAPLLAPSLLAGDHANLAASAQLVANAGLSWLHCDIMDGHFVPNLSFSPETLAALRRAGNKLYFDTHLMLDEPHRYIEAFAKAGANLISIHIEPAYDHAATLARIRSLGCQCGIVLNPGTPATAIEPFLSLVDLVLVMTVQPGFGGQSFRRDMLPKIQQIDTWRRARALGFRLEVDGGIDLATGRECHAAGADTFVAGTSFFRAADKPAFVAGFASLPVR from the coding sequence ATGGCATCGCTTCCCGCCCCGCTCCTCGCCCCGTCTCTGCTCGCCGGCGATCACGCCAACCTCGCCGCCAGCGCCCAGCTTGTCGCCAACGCCGGACTGAGCTGGCTGCACTGCGATATCATGGACGGGCACTTCGTTCCCAACCTCTCCTTCAGCCCGGAGACGCTGGCCGCGCTGCGCCGTGCCGGGAACAAGCTCTACTTCGACACCCACCTGATGCTCGATGAGCCTCACCGCTACATCGAGGCGTTCGCCAAGGCCGGCGCCAATCTCATCAGCATCCACATCGAGCCTGCCTACGATCACGCGGCGACGCTCGCCCGCATCCGCAGTCTCGGCTGCCAGTGCGGCATCGTGCTGAATCCCGGCACCCCGGCCACCGCCATCGAACCTTTCCTGAGCCTGGTTGACCTGGTTCTCGTCATGACGGTCCAGCCCGGCTTCGGCGGCCAGTCGTTCCGCCGCGACATGCTCCCCAAGATCCAGCAGATCGACACCTGGCGCCGCGCCCGCGCACTCGGGTTTCGCCTCGAGGTCGACGGCGGCATCGATCTGGCCACCGGCCGCGAGTGTCACGCCGCCGGCGCCGACACGTTTGTTGCCGGCACGTCCTTCTTCCGCGCCGCCGACAAGCCAGCCTTCGTCGCTGGCTTCGCCAGCCTCCCCGTCCGCTGA
- the lptE gene encoding LPS assembly lipoprotein LptE, giving the protein MTTLRMLLHRARASAVVLPALAVLLTIGLFTGCSHYRLGTGATPPFRTLYVEPVANTTLVPQAREIVSARLREAFIRDGRIAIANSPGEADATLIVVITGYNRTVAAVREGDTGLARKFDLTLGVDCTLRQRDGTVLFERRHITATRASFTDRGQLQSELQTLPYLADALSDKITHAALDVW; this is encoded by the coding sequence GTGACGACGCTACGCATGTTGCTGCACCGGGCCCGCGCGTCTGCCGTGGTCCTTCCCGCCCTCGCGGTGCTCCTCACCATTGGCCTGTTCACCGGCTGCTCCCACTACCGGCTCGGCACCGGCGCCACGCCTCCGTTCCGCACCCTTTACGTCGAACCGGTCGCCAACACGACCCTCGTTCCCCAGGCTCGCGAGATCGTCAGCGCCCGCCTGCGCGAGGCTTTCATCCGCGACGGACGCATCGCGATCGCGAACTCGCCCGGCGAAGCCGATGCCACTCTCATCGTCGTCATCACCGGCTACAACCGCACCGTCGCCGCCGTGCGCGAGGGCGACACCGGCCTCGCCCGCAAATTCGACCTGACCCTCGGCGTCGACTGCACGCTCCGCCAGCGCGACGGCACCGTCCTCTTCGAGCGTCGCCACATCACCGCCACGCGCGCCTCCTTCACGGACCGCGGACAACTTCAGTCCGAACTCCAGACGCTCCCGTATCTCGCTGACGCCCTTTCGGACAAGATCACCCACGCCGCCCTCGACGTCTGGTGA
- a CDS encoding tetratricopeptide repeat protein, whose translation MRCLTGRPVRLVSILFSFLCLLTAAVRADLVWSAETGWRVEGGALSGLAGAEGRKALDLMNKARRNEEGGHLRSAIKAYNNVSKRYPNSIYAPEALYRVGQLELKRHGYVKAFDAYQQVLSRYPNTRRFNEIVGEQYRIASALLDGARGRILWGLLPGFRQREKSIEFFETVVGNAPYSDYAPLSLMNVARGYIYLKESAAAIDALDRLINNYPHSVLTPDAYMKIAQTYSQLVDGPYYDQAATKEAITYFTDYMLLYPGDNNIGNAEQGLDGMKTMLAESKIKIGDFYFYKRSNFKAARVFYNEAITAYPESKIANSAKAKLAELEVVAAKNAPPAEGAAPAPAKKKRFWFF comes from the coding sequence ATGCGTTGTCTTACCGGCCGCCCCGTGCGCCTAGTTTCGATCCTGTTCTCCTTTCTCTGCCTCCTGACCGCCGCGGTGCGCGCAGACTTGGTCTGGAGCGCTGAAACCGGCTGGCGCGTGGAGGGCGGCGCCCTTTCCGGACTCGCCGGCGCCGAGGGGCGCAAGGCGCTGGACTTGATGAACAAGGCCCGCCGCAACGAAGAGGGCGGTCACCTTCGCTCGGCCATCAAGGCCTACAACAACGTCAGCAAGCGGTACCCGAATTCCATTTACGCTCCCGAGGCGCTCTACCGCGTCGGCCAGCTCGAGCTCAAGCGACACGGCTACGTGAAGGCGTTCGACGCCTACCAGCAGGTGCTTTCGCGTTATCCGAATACCCGCCGGTTCAACGAGATCGTGGGTGAGCAGTACCGCATCGCCAGCGCTCTTCTCGACGGCGCCCGCGGTCGCATTCTCTGGGGGCTCCTACCCGGCTTCCGCCAGCGCGAGAAGTCGATCGAGTTCTTCGAGACCGTCGTCGGCAACGCGCCGTACAGCGACTACGCCCCCCTCTCGCTGATGAACGTCGCCCGCGGCTACATCTACCTGAAGGAGTCCGCCGCCGCAATCGACGCCCTCGACCGGTTGATCAACAATTACCCCCACAGCGTCCTCACCCCCGACGCCTACATGAAGATCGCGCAGACCTACTCGCAGCTCGTGGATGGCCCGTACTACGACCAGGCGGCCACCAAGGAAGCGATCACGTACTTCACCGATTACATGCTCCTCTACCCCGGCGATAACAACATCGGGAACGCAGAACAGGGGCTCGACGGGATGAAGACCATGCTCGCGGAGAGCAAAATCAAGATCGGCGACTTCTACTTCTACAAACGAAGCAATTTCAAAGCCGCCCGGGTTTTCTACAACGAGGCGATCACCGCCTACCCCGAATCCAAGATCGCGAACAGCGCCAAGGCCAAGCTCGCCGAACTCGAGGTGGTCGCCGCCAAGAATGCCCCGCCCGCCGAGGGCGCCGCTCCCGCCCCCGCCAAGAAGAAGCGTTTCTGGTTCTTCTAA
- a CDS encoding beta-ketoacyl-ACP synthase III: MPHRPTVVLGTGSYAPARVMTNDDLSRIVETSDEWIQSRSGIRERRIAADDELSSDLAVRAAQSALENAGLTAADIDLLIIATVTPDLPMPATACIVQHKLGIPTHAACFDLNAACSGFLYALDTASAMISSGRRQKALVIGVEKLSSVVDWKDRTTCVLFGDGAGAVVLGAGDDPTRGVLGVNLGADGSNTDLLYIPRAVPATPANAASPEQPTSCIRMKGKEVFKIAVRAMDESARDILEQHKVTADQISLVIPHQANLRIIAAISEYLELPMDRFFVNVDRYGNTSAASIPLALDEARRAGRIQPGQLILLVAFGAGLTYGSALIRW, encoded by the coding sequence ATGCCACACCGCCCAACTGTCGTGCTCGGCACCGGCTCCTACGCCCCGGCCCGAGTCATGACCAACGATGACCTGTCCAGGATCGTCGAAACCTCAGACGAGTGGATCCAGTCCCGCAGCGGCATCCGCGAGCGCCGCATCGCCGCTGACGACGAACTCTCCTCGGACCTCGCCGTCCGCGCCGCCCAGAGCGCGCTGGAAAACGCGGGGCTCACCGCTGCCGACATTGATCTCCTGATCATTGCCACCGTCACGCCCGACCTGCCCATGCCGGCCACGGCCTGCATCGTGCAGCACAAGCTCGGCATCCCCACCCACGCCGCCTGTTTCGACCTCAACGCCGCCTGCAGCGGCTTCCTCTACGCCCTCGACACCGCCAGCGCGATGATCAGCTCCGGACGGCGCCAGAAGGCGCTCGTCATCGGCGTGGAAAAGCTCTCCTCCGTCGTCGACTGGAAGGACCGCACCACCTGCGTGCTCTTCGGCGACGGCGCCGGCGCCGTGGTGCTCGGCGCCGGGGATGACCCCACGCGCGGCGTGCTCGGCGTGAACCTCGGCGCCGATGGTTCCAACACCGACCTGCTCTACATCCCAAGGGCCGTCCCCGCCACGCCAGCCAACGCGGCGAGCCCTGAGCAGCCGACGAGTTGCATCCGGATGAAAGGCAAGGAGGTATTCAAGATCGCGGTTCGGGCCATGGACGAATCCGCCCGCGATATTTTGGAACAACACAAAGTCACCGCTGATCAGATTTCGCTCGTTATCCCGCATCAGGCGAATCTCCGCATCATTGCCGCCATTTCCGAGTACCTCGAGCTCCCCATGGACCGCTTCTTCGTCAACGTGGACCGCTACGGCAACACCTCCGCCGCCTCGATCCCGCTCGCGCTCGACGAAGCCCGGCGCGCCGGCCGGATCCAGCCCGGCCAGTTGATCCTGCTGGTCGCATTCGGGGCGGGCTTGACCTACGGAAGTGCCCTGATTCGCTGGTGA
- the plsX gene encoding phosphate acyltransferase PlsX: protein MVTHSASAGRIAVDAMGGDLGPAEVVAAVKLAVTQYHSLNPITIVGDQGILDPLLRDCGLHRHPRIAVLHASEVVTMDDKPVAALKKKKDSSMVRAIELVKNHEASAVVSCGNTGALMATGTIRLRPMEGVARPALGAICPREGGHFVLIDAGANPEARPEHLVHNAILGSHYCRVMLGVKSPRVGLMTIGTEEGKGNALITETNDMLRRVNDLVNYTGPIEGFNVFTRHDEFEPVDVVICDGFVGNIMLKSWESLVKFFKSVLKEELGANPLRATGALLSQGAFNALKERVNPERYSGAPLLGLNGNILKAHGSSNRRAIKSAIHAAHEILKADMNQRIEADIARVNERLGPACVA from the coding sequence ATGGTCACCCATTCCGCTTCCGCGGGCCGCATTGCTGTCGACGCAATGGGCGGAGATCTCGGCCCTGCCGAGGTCGTTGCTGCCGTTAAGCTTGCGGTCACCCAGTACCACTCGCTCAACCCGATCACGATCGTAGGAGACCAGGGGATACTTGATCCGCTCCTCCGCGATTGCGGGCTGCATCGACACCCGCGCATTGCGGTCCTTCACGCTTCGGAGGTCGTCACGATGGACGACAAGCCCGTCGCCGCGCTGAAGAAGAAGAAGGACTCGTCGATGGTGCGCGCGATCGAGCTGGTGAAAAACCACGAGGCAAGCGCCGTCGTGAGCTGCGGCAACACCGGCGCCCTCATGGCGACCGGCACCATCCGGCTCCGGCCGATGGAAGGCGTCGCTCGTCCGGCGCTCGGCGCCATCTGCCCCCGCGAGGGCGGCCATTTCGTCCTCATCGACGCCGGCGCCAACCCCGAGGCCCGCCCCGAACACCTCGTCCACAACGCGATTCTCGGCAGCCACTACTGCCGCGTCATGCTCGGGGTTAAGTCGCCTCGCGTCGGCCTCATGACCATCGGGACCGAAGAGGGCAAAGGGAACGCCCTCATCACCGAGACCAACGACATGTTGCGTCGGGTGAACGACTTGGTAAACTACACCGGCCCGATCGAGGGCTTCAACGTTTTCACCCGGCACGACGAGTTTGAGCCGGTGGATGTCGTGATCTGCGACGGTTTCGTCGGCAACATCATGCTCAAGAGCTGGGAGTCGCTGGTGAAGTTCTTCAAGTCGGTCCTCAAGGAAGAACTCGGCGCCAACCCGCTCCGCGCCACCGGTGCGCTGCTCTCCCAGGGCGCTTTCAACGCCCTCAAGGAACGCGTCAATCCCGAGCGTTACAGCGGCGCCCCGCTGCTCGGCCTCAACGGCAACATTCTCAAGGCCCACGGTTCCTCCAACCGGCGCGCGATCAAGTCCGCCATCCACGCCGCTCACGAGATCCTCAAGGCCGACATGAACCAGCGCATCGAGGCGGACATCGCCCGCGTCAACGAGCGCCTGGGACCTGCTTGCGTCGCGTGA
- the rpmF gene encoding 50S ribosomal protein L32: protein MANPKRKQSKRRSANRRAANAFKAPEFAKDPTDGSTFRPHRVNPKNGMYRGRQVLNVSV, encoded by the coding sequence ATGGCCAATCCGAAACGCAAACAGTCCAAACGTCGCAGCGCCAATCGTCGTGCTGCCAACGCCTTCAAGGCGCCTGAGTTCGCTAAGGATCCGACCGATGGCAGCACCTTCCGCCCTCACCGCGTGAACCCGAAGAACGGGATGTACCGCGGCCGCCAGGTGCTCAACGTCTCGGTCTGA